Part of the Sphingobacterium sp. LZ7M1 genome, ATGCTAGTTCCGATATCGTGACCTTAAACTATGGTATGCTTCGATCTCCTACGAAGACAACCCTGCCAAAAGATGCCCCAATTAGGGAAATGAAGTTTGAGTTGACAGGTAACATGAACCGATATGTTTGGAGCATGGACAATAAAGTTCTTGCCGAAAGCGACAAAATCCTCATAAAGGAAGGCGAAATCCTAAGGATCATCCTGTACAACAATTCAATGATGCGACACCCCATGCACCTGCATGGACATGACTTTAGGGTAATCAATGGTCAGGGAGATTATGCGCCATTAAAGAATGTCTTGGATATTATGCCTATGGAAACAGATACCATTGAATTCCTATCCAATGTGGAAGGGGATTGGTTCTTCCATTGCCATATCCTTTACCATATGATGGCAGGGATGAACCGCGTGTTCAGCACCGAAGACCAACAGCCAAATCCATATCTGCCAAATAAAGCATGGGCATATCGCGAATTGCAAAAAGAAAGCAACATGAAGCACTTCATGATCCAAAATGATTTTGCGACCAATGGAAACGATGGCGAATTGATGTTGCACAACACCCGATATAGCCTCACTACCGAATGGCGATTAGGCTATTCTGATATGCACGGCTATGAGGTCGAAACCCATCTAGGCCGATACATTGGAAAGATGCAATGGTTCATGCCTTTTATCGGTTTTGACTATCGCTATAGGAGAATGGACAAACATGGTCCAGAAAAGAACATCTTCGGACAGCGGAACAGCAAAAACGAAAGAGCTTTACTCTCTGCCGGTTTTACCTATATGCTGCCTATGTTGGTGAGATTCCAGGCCGAAGTATACCATGATGGAAATGTCCGATTGCAATTGATGCGTGAGGACATACCAGTAACCAAAAGATTAAGAGCCGGAGTGATGGTCAACTCCGATCTAGAATACATGGGCGACCTGCGTTATATCCTGACCAAGAATTTAGGGGTCCGAACCCATTATGATTCGGACATGGGATTTGGAGTAGGATTGTCGGTTAACTATTAAAAGCAACAAGGGTAGAACAACATGTTCTACCCTTGTTTATTTATCGATGGAAATATTAATCTTCCAGGTAACCGAATTTGCCAGTTTGAAAATCACGGAACGCTTGTTTGATCTCATCCTCGGTATTCATGACAAATGGACCATAAGCTGCGATGGGCTCATTGATCGGTTCGCCACTCAAAACCAAGACTAATGCATCCTCGGCAGCTTCCAACTCGATCTTTTCACCCTTGTTTGCAAACAAAACAAAATGATCGCTTGCAACATCCTGTCCATTGACCTTGACAGAGCCTTCTAGAACTAACAATCCCGTATTAAAGTTCTCTGGAAATTCAAAATCTACTTTAGCCGTGGCCTTCAACTTAGCATTGAATAAGTTCACAGGCGAAAAGGTACTCGCAGCACCCTTGGTTCCTTGGTATTCACCCGCCACAACCTCAATATATCCTAAGCCACCATCTATATCAACCTTTGGGATGTTCTTATTTTCCAAAGCCTGATATTTTGGTGTCGACATCTTATGTGCAGCTGGAAGGTTTACCCATAATTGCACCATTTGAAATTCACCACCATTCTTGCTCCATTCCGATTCATGGAATTCTTTATGCAATACACCAGAAGCAGCGGTCATCCATTGTACATCACCCTCACCGATAATTCCACCACCGCCACTGCTGTCCGCATGCTCTACCCTGCCCTTATAGGCTAAGGTCACCGTTTCAAATCCACGGTGTGGATGCACTCCTACCCCTTTTGGGATTTCACTCGCTGGAAAGTTATATTTTGAGTTATAATCAAATACAATAAATGGATCCATTCTCTGCATTGGAATAGCAGAAGGAATAAAACTATGCACTCTAAAACCATCCCCGACAAAATGTGGCATTCCAGGTTTAATAATCCTTTCAATTTGTTTTTCTTTCATGGTATTCTCCTTATTAGTAATACAAAGTTAACCCTTCCTTAACCGGAAAGCGTTGACCTATGGTAATAAGTAAAGCAAAAAAATAAGGCCTTGCTAACAAGGCCTTTCCAAATAAAACTAAGAAATCTTTATAGGTTTTCTAACCTATTAAATTTGTCTTTTATAACCTGGCTTATCCATCGCTTTGTCCAGTGACATTGGCCCTGAACCTACGATCAAGAAATAGATAAGGAGTAAAAGTACCACTAGGGACAACCAAAATTCCGAATTCAAAAAGCTGAATCCATTCGTAATGTTCACAAAGAATACCGCTCCTATCAGGATGGGAATCTGTAGAGCTACCGCCAATCGGGTACAAAGTCCCAATGCGATGAATATCCCGCCAACAAGGTGGGCAAACACCACATAGTGAACTGCACTCCAAATGGATAATTGAAAATGTGTCTTCTCGATCAAAGTAGCGACTGAATCACGATCCATAATAAAGCTTATTCCTTTTGCAAAGATCAGAATCCCGAGAACAATCCTCATAAAATCGATCCATCTCGGATGATGGGCATCTCCCCAATGTTCAATGCGTTGAATTAGGTTCATAACAACCTCCTTTTTAACTGGTTATAAAACTAAAACGCAGATAAAGACCTTGATATTATGTATTTAATAATTTTTTGTAAAATAATTAGCAAACCTCGCTTTTCCCTAAAATCAATAAACCTCTCGAAACCTTCCAGAAAACTAATTAATGGATTTATTGTTCATTAAAGTAGAAAAGATATTTATGGCAAAATTCACCAAGTATTTCATTAAAAGAATAGATAGCCCCTTTTGGGCTTTTGCGATTCATGATGGACAGCAGATCGATCCTTTTATTGACCCATATATCAATCTCAATGAAAGTGAAAGACTGCGTGAGGAGGATCCATTTACAGCTGTCATGGCTGAATTACCTATGAATCAATTTATCGTCGGCTCCTCACGGTTCCAACTTGATCTCAACCGAAAGATTGAAGATTCGGTATATCTGCGTCCCGATCAAGCTTGGGGACTGCAGGTCTGGAAAGACAGCCTTCCCGAAAATATTGTTACAGAACTCTACCTAGACCATAAAAACATCTATCAGGAAATTGAAGAGCAGATCCAAGAGACCATCGACCAATATGGCTATTTTGTAGTGTATGATATCCATAGCTATAATGCCAAGCGCAATGGATCTGAGGAAGAAGTTGACACCGAAATCAATCCGCAAATCAACCTTGGAACAGCCTATGTCGACCCAAAGTGGCAACCCCTGATTGATCAGTTAATGGGTTTCATCAGCAAGGATAGCTTGTACGATGGACCGATTGATATTCGAGAAAACATTAAATTTAAGGGAGGATACCTATCCCAGTTGATCAACAAAAAATTCGGAGCATATGGCTGTGTCCTATCCATCGAATTCCGAAAGGATTTTATGGACGAGTGGACCGGTGCTCCTGACCTTCCAAGGGTAGTCTCCTGCAAACAACTTCTAATGAATTCAATCCAGGTCTTAAAACAGTACTTTAAAAATGATTCAAGATAAGAACAAACCCCTTTTAAGAATCTTAAACGCTATCAATAAGCGGAATGCAGTCCATTATCAGATTCCCAACGTAGGCAAGTT contains:
- a CDS encoding pirin family protein, producing MKEKQIERIIKPGMPHFVGDGFRVHSFIPSAIPMQRMDPFIVFDYNSKYNFPASEIPKGVGVHPHRGFETVTLAYKGRVEHADSSGGGGIIGEGDVQWMTAASGVLHKEFHESEWSKNGGEFQMVQLWVNLPAAHKMSTPKYQALENKNIPKVDIDGGLGYIEVVAGEYQGTKGAASTFSPVNLFNAKLKATAKVDFEFPENFNTGLLVLEGSVKVNGQDVASDHFVLFANKGEKIELEAAEDALVLVLSGEPINEPIAAYGPFVMNTEDEIKQAFRDFQTGKFGYLED
- a CDS encoding DoxX family protein, whose amino-acid sequence is MNLIQRIEHWGDAHHPRWIDFMRIVLGILIFAKGISFIMDRDSVATLIEKTHFQLSIWSAVHYVVFAHLVGGIFIALGLCTRLAVALQIPILIGAVFFVNITNGFSFLNSEFWLSLVVLLLLIYFLIVGSGPMSLDKAMDKPGYKRQI
- a CDS encoding N-formylglutamate amidohydrolase, producing the protein MDLLFIKVEKIFMAKFTKYFIKRIDSPFWAFAIHDGQQIDPFIDPYINLNESERLREEDPFTAVMAELPMNQFIVGSSRFQLDLNRKIEDSVYLRPDQAWGLQVWKDSLPENIVTELYLDHKNIYQEIEEQIQETIDQYGYFVVYDIHSYNAKRNGSEEEVDTEINPQINLGTAYVDPKWQPLIDQLMGFISKDSLYDGPIDIRENIKFKGGYLSQLINKKFGAYGCVLSIEFRKDFMDEWTGAPDLPRVVSCKQLLMNSIQVLKQYFKNDSR